In Mytilus edulis chromosome 8, xbMytEdul2.2, whole genome shotgun sequence, the genomic window TAATGAAAGCAAACTGATTGCTCAACACAATAAACCAGCCTGTTAAAACATCGCAAAAAACAAGGAATAATGTTATCAGGTTTCCATACGGATTGTGGCACTTCTTCAGATATCCAGAACACAATTGTTTTCAGGAAGTAAGAACAAAGTAAATCTTCACATTCGGAGAAAGTAGCTATTACAtctttcaatataatttttaagAGAGCATAGCACAGTAGCTGAGTGTGTGTAAAGGTATTAATAAGAAATTTTTCACCAACTGAAAAAGATACTCGCCATTCGAGATCTTCTTTTGGTGAGCCCTTAACTCCAATCGGTACAAAAAGTACTCCGTGTTTAATAATACATTGTTTGACATTATAACTCGGCCATGAGTTATTTGATCTTGTGATCCACTGGTGTGCAGGAGATACCCACGTGTTACAATGTAAGCAAAAAGCTAAGTCAGAAGATCCTTCCGGGTCAGATATACAGGGTCCGTGAATCATAGGTAGAGACTTAGTAAGACAATCAGAACTTTCGTTGATTTTCCGTTGTTTATATAATGTACTCGATAAATAATGTTTACCATTTTGTTCTTCACATTGTTTTAGAAGGCTCTGTTGACTGCTATAATTGAGTTTCAGCtgagtaaaaccaggtttaacatcttcttttttcattgaaaaatatgTTATACTTGGACTAAAGAAGGGTTTTATATTGTCATAAACCTCTATGGTTCTTGAAACAGTCATTATATCTAAATCACTGCCTCGCATATCCAGTCCTTCCCCAAAGCTTCCACTTGTTATGATTGTTTCTTTCTTGTCACTGTGTAAATTGTCCCTGACAGCGTTCATCAATCTGATTTGTTTGACATGATCTTCTGAGCCTACTATATGTTGACATAGATAACGATACAGTGCTATTGACatattttgtgttacagtgtctgtaataagaaaaaatcaattgaaaactgtgaataacaaaatattattgtAAAAGGAAATACatttgacagttgttgtctattcgattgatgtgtttaaTTTCGCTATttgctttccgttttgaattttctatagAAGTCAGTTATTTTGTGATTCTACATTTAACATGACACAAAGATTAGTTTTATTCAAAAGgtaaacataaattataaatattcgAATTACAATGTTTACTAGTATGTTCTTCACACTATATTGTTCTTTGTTCACAAGAATTGTATATGCATATAATATGTTACATCTAAACAAAAGAATGTAATGAATAAAACTGTTTTAGCGAAAAGTATATACGTGTGAAAAGTAACATAtataatatgtcaaagagatttctcgttggcaatcataccacatcttatttttttctaatttaaaaataaaactggtTTCCAAAAATAAGATGAGAAAAAGATTATGGTAATCTGCCGAGGTTCAAGTTGATAACCTATGGGAATGAAAACACTTTGAACGGAGCAACAGGGATTATGATGTTAATGTTTGGGTTAAATACACTTTGAATGGAACAATATAGAGTATGTTGAACAGGTGACACATgtgcagcaggatctgcttaactttccggagcacctgagatcactcctagtttttggtggggttcgtgttgtctattctttagttttttatgttttgtcatgtgtactattgtttgtctgtttgtccttttcattttaagccatggggtttatgagtttgactgtttctctggtatctttagtCTCTCTTTTGAAAACATGTGGGATTGATAAAATTCGGGCTGGAGCAAAACCGAGTATGTTGATAACCAAATGGAATAGATAAACTCTGAACAACGCAAGACCGATTATGTTGATAACGTGTGGGAATAAATAAACTCTAAACGAAGCAAGACCAAGATTGGTGagaaaagaaggacgaaagataccagagggacagtcaaactcataaatcgaaattaaactgacaacgcaatggctaaaaatgataaaggacaaacaatagtacacacgacacaacatagaaaactaaagaataagcaatacgaaccccacaaaaaacctagggtgatctcaggtgcttcggaaggataagcagatcatactccacatgtggcacccgtcgtgttgctcatgtgataacaaatccggtaaattgtctaattcggtaggtcacattcatgtaAGGGAAGGGgatataacggtcaaccaacaagtgatggtgtccgtaaaatttacgaagataatatttcaacttcaccatttgggaTTCTTGGTTTTAATtgcttctttgtgagcagcagccctctatcaagaaagtcatgatagaaaatgcaagcacgtatcaattaatagatatatatcccgtatgcaggtgctgctggaatgtttctacttagaaatggaaagttcatcacaattggaaagctgaaatcatctcttttgtcgtacagTTTTTTTTCAACCGAACCTCATTGTCAACGTATTGGAGTACATAAATTCTGACCGAAGCTAGACAGTGCGTGTTGATAACCAGTTGGAATTTGTAAACTCTGAACGTAGCCAGACCGAAAATGTTGACAAAATGTGGAACTATATAAATCTGAGCGTAGCCAGAACGAGTATGCTGATAAAATGTGGAACTCTATAAACTCTGAACGTAGCCAGACCGAAAATGTTGATAAACTGTGGAACTATATACACTCTGAACGTAGCCAGAACGAATATAATGATAAACTGTGGGATTAAATGAACTCTGAACGAAGCCAGACCGAATATATTGATAAACTGTGGGATAATATAAACTTTGAACGTAGCCAGAACGAATATGTTGATAAACTTTGGAACTATATAAACTCTGAACGTAGCCAGAACGAGCATGTTGATAAACTGTGGAACTATGTGAACTCTGAACGTAACCAGAACGAATACGTTGATAAACTGTGGAACTATATAAACTCTGAATGTAGCCAGAACGAATATAATGAAAAACTGTGGGATTAAATAAACTCGGAACGAAGCCAGACCTAATATGTTGAAAAACTGTGGAACTATATAAACTCTGAACGTAGCCAGAACGAATATGTTGATAAACTTTTGAACTTTGTAAACTCTGAACGTAGCCAGAACGAGTATGATGATAAACTGTGGAACTCTATAAACTCTGAACGCAGCCAGAACGAATTTGTTGATAAACTGGGGGATTATATAAACTCTGAACGTAACCAGAACGAATATATTGGTAAACTGTGGGATTAAATAAATTCTGAACGAAGCCAGACCGAATATGTTGATAAACTGTGGAACTATATAAACTCTGAACGTAGCAAGAACAAATATGTTGATAAACTTTTGAACTATATAAACTCTGAACGTAGCGAGACTGAAACTCTCAATATGATAATCATTCTATATACTGCAAGGTAAATTATTTTTGCGGATACTTTTTCCGCGTTTAACACTTTCAAACCGATTTTGGGGCGATTTTAATTTCACAATTCTCAAATTTACTTGATATCGATAGATAGGGAAAAATGCAAGTGTTGTTTAGTTTGGTTCGGGATGACTTGATATGGATTTGTCTGAGACAGACACTTAAGGAGTTAGACTTAGGTTAGGGAAAATAACTCTTTGAATGATCactacgtttgtgtcaaccattttcataaatatattataaGCTTGTAGATTACATAGATTATTTGAAATCTGTTTCAAGTAAATGCATAGAACACACTGATGAAACCTGTCTTTTAAAacgcattactgatttaaagagCAATCTCCCGGATCCCCTTCACCCTTAAAGCAAACTTGGTTATTGtattaatcaaatattttgaattttacttcttTCATTTTCCTTGTGAAAATAGAAATTATTGATCAaaggaaataaaacatttatcacATGACAATCAAGAGTGTCATCAATATACTCGTGGACACATTTACCGTTGAACAATAATTGAGAAATTGAGAAATGTCAGTTGACAAGTAACTCGGTCAGTTGTTTGGTTTGTTGATAGTAAACCAACTTTTACTGTCATCTATTTTATAGCTTAAAACAAGAAGGATGCATAGTTCATTGCCTTTATTAGATACTAAACATTAACAagacaatgatattttttttcttcaaaacaattATCCTGCCTTGTATAGGTATGGATTAACTATTGACTTGAACGCCAAATGTATCGAATTCCTTCCTGTTGCAGGAACAACAAATACGAAAGAAGAGAAGTCAGAGTATTTGTatcgattttttttctaattttaggaACTCCAAGTTCGAAGTAACAATAGGAGGGATTGAAACAAATTCTTCTGATTCCAGGAACGCAAAATACAAACGAATAGGAGGAGGAATCGTCTTGAAATCCTTACAAAACCAGGAACGCCAAGGGCGAGGGGACAGTGAGAGGAAATGTATCGAACTTCTTCCGAACATTTTATTTCCGTCCAGTATCGAAAATAGAAAATCATAACGGATATTCATCAACAACTATCTTGACCGTCCCTGTCTCCTGTTTTCGGTTCATTGTCGATGTTGATACTATTTGAGATTCGGTCAAGAACATGCTGAAATATCAAAACCATTTAACTGAAATGACTAATTCTACCGTTTATTGAACTTGTTGATAATTAGATTCTGTAGAAGAATTGATTTTGTAACGTATTAAAAAGACAAGACAAAAAGTTGCTCAGGATAcagttactgctcacaaggaatctaTTACACCAAgcgttccaagtggtgaagttgaaatcatcccttcgttaattttgcTAACGCAATCACGAGTcagttgatcgttatggaataagcGTTTCACacatgatatcagatatgttctttatgtcgtaactacaataacCTTTGCTGTTCACGAAtttaacctaccgaattagactatttacccgatttgtaataacataagcaaaacAACGTctgccacgtgtggagcaggatctgtttacatttctggagcacctgatatacccccagtgtttggtggggttgTGTTGAatactctttagttttctattgtgTGTCTTTCTTACTttgttgtgtctgtttgtctttttaatgtaTTCTTTTCTTTATTTCACGGTAACTTCTtgttaaatgtttgaaatatctTTCATGACAATTATCTTGCTGATACACACTTGCTTTTCTATTGCAAATTTTTGTTTCGTGTTCCtgttatttcaaaaaattatgcGATGTAAAAGAAGACCTGTATGGGCGAAAataagtaaaatagcaaaaataccgagGAAAAGCCTAAACTGAAAGTTCCTATGCAAATGGCGAAATCAGAAACTGTTACACATCAAACAagtagataacaactgtcatattccttaatTCAGTTATATTCTATAACaactgacaacaatgtgtgaacaataAAAAACGGACATGATGTCAACAATTGTCGAATAGTAGTCAACATTGCGTAATAATCCTTATGACTTACGTTATTTAGATTTCTGAGTATGCAACATATAATCAGGTTTGAACGCCAGTTTTTCTGACGAGTTACTAATTGACGttgaattattcatttagtaTTGACGGATTTAATCATGTGGAACATGAATgaagaataaattaataataCAATTTGATAGAGGGTAAGGCAGTCTCAAAAGACTTGAATAACTGTATATTCTATGTAATATGGCATTCTTCTTTTgctttgaaaacaaacaaaaaaagttcTAATTACAATGAAACATGGGCTACACGTTAAATTGAAAAGTCCGTTGTATTTCAAACAACACCGGAGGTCAAAATGGACATTGTTGTTTgctagaaaattaaataaaatcattatGTAAGTAAGTTTAGGTTATACGTTGATTTATTCATCGTTTAACTTTATTTTCTAAACTGTTTTGGTTCGTCAAATTAATTCTGAtactttttcaatgtttttatacgTCCGCTCCGAAACACAAAGGTTATAattattcctattagaatcgaaattaTTCTTTCGTGCCATGTTAATGCTATTTCAAATGTGTTTAATTGTAGTATGGGTAGGCATATCAAGTGTTAATATTGTACGCTTTGCTAACGCTCGGtataaagatattgacaaatatcaTGTCTACACTTGTGAAAATGAGCAAAAAGGATGTTTTCACATAAACAAAAAGTATTTCTTAAAGTCATATCAATGGATTATTATTTTCAATTCCATAAATATCAATTTGTATTTAACATTCTCTACTCAGAAAGCAATTGctaatcataaaattgagaatgaaaatggggaatgtgccaaagagacaactacccgaccatagagcagaaaacggCAGAAGGTCACGAACAGGTcctcaatgcaacgagaaattcccgcacccggaggcgtccttcagctggcccctaaacaaatatatactagttcagtgataatgaacgccatacttaactccaaattgtacacaagaaacttaaagttaaataatacaagactaacaaaggccagaggctcctgacttgggacaggagaaaaatgcggcgggattaaacatgttagtgagatctcaaccctcccctatacctctagccaatgcagaaaagtaaacgcataacaatacgcacattataactcagttcaagagaagtccgagtctgatttcagaagatgtaaccaaagaaaataaacaaaatgacaattatacataaataacatcagactactagcagttaactgacatgccagctccagacttcaattaaactgattgaaaaattatgtcttcatcatatgcatatcaggcacaatcctccccgtgaggggtttagtatcataccatcatagcacatatgagaagatcataacccgtgtcatgccaacaactggtttttaaataaatgtgtttagttccgatgcaaagaccctataagtgaatcaatattaacgccaaaatatgcaatctttgatgacctaacaacagtatcgtaactatatcccttcttaataagtctatttaaaggttttgttagcttctgaggtgaatgctgacatttttgtgctttttaaaaaatatttctatacaatattggatgtgaaacactgatatatatttttttccgtGTTCATATAATGTTTCACGTTTTATTTCcgcattttttttgttatcaaatgaCTGTATGGGTGATTTCATGGACTTCTTGCCTTCCGTTTTATTAAGAGAACTAAGATATTCAACTCTTGAAATAACTATTGTTCATCTGAAAATGATGAACCTATTTGCCAAAATGTAAAGTTCTTAAGATTTTACAAGTTGTGTAGCAAACTATTTACAAGTTCCCCAAAACAAAACAGGATAATGCAACGTGAACAGATTGATTTACTTTATCactttaagaaagaaaaaaaaacaacagcgtAATAACACGGTATGTATATTGACGGTTAGCTATATGATCGTGGTTTTTGGAGTGAATCGTTCCATTTTTAACAAGTGTAGATCGGGTTATTTCGATTGATGAACTATGCGATAAGATCAAATGACTGTTACAATGCATTtcgtaattttaataaaaaaaattaatgactacctattaaatgttaaattttaaacatgtaaATAAGAAAGAGGCATACTTTCCTTGTATTTAGCCAAAAATATCAGTGTTTAAAATTGTGCAGTATTCCGTATAGCAACGGCAAAACCCTCCATGTTTGTTCAAAAATGTTCCGGATTTTGGTTtgaaaaattgaatttgaaaaaaggtATTATGGACCTCAGAAAATGACTTTTCTAGTTTATAACTGTAATTAAGTAAATTGGACAAAATCGTCAACTCCAAATAATCTCCAAAATAGACTTTAGCTACATTGTACTTCCTTGATCAAAATCAATCTTTTTGAATATGGAAAATTGATAAAATCACTCGATACAACACGGACACACTCGAAAAAAAACGGCCTGCTCTCAGTAAAGCCGGAAAAAATGTTATTATCAATGCAATAACAACAATTTTCGTATAGTGTCTGTATATTAATAGACATAACTATTGCTTGTATgcatatatgtataaaaatagatttaatcGGTAATTTGGAATAACTGCATTATAAGGCTCTATTGTAATTTTTTAACGAAAAATATCGGATTAAAAttcgttttattttgttatttcaaatacTAACAAACCTTGTATAAATACTCGAAAAAACACCTTCGATAAACCGAATTATTGCTTTAATTTGTCACTATACTTACATTGAATAAGGCTTCGATAAACCGAATGATGTCTTTGATCTGTCACTATGTTGACCGCTAATAAGGCTTCGATAAACCGAATGATGTCTTTGATCTGTCACTATACTTACCACGAATAATGCTTCGATAAACCGAATGGTGTCTTTTATCTGTCACTATATTTATCGTGAATAAGGCTTCGATAAACCGAATGATGCCCCTGATCTGCCATTTACTTACATTGAATAAGGCTATCGATAAACCGAATGATGTCTTTGATCTGTCACTATACTTACATTGAATAAGGCTTCGATAAAAGCGAATGATGTCTTTGATTTGTCACTATACTTACCGCTAATAAGGCTTCGATAATCCAAATGATGCCTTTGTTCTGTCACTATACTTACCGTGAATATGGCTTCGATAAACCGAATAATTGCTTTGATCAGTCACTATACTTACCGCAAATAAGGGTTCGATTAACCGAGTGATGTCTTTGATCTGTCACTTTACTTACCGTGAATAAGGCTTCGATAAAGCAAATGGTGTATTTGATCTGTCACTATACTAACCGTGAATAAGATTAAGATAAACCGAATGATGGCTTTGATCTGTCACTATACCTAACGTGAATAAGGCTTTGGTAAACCGAGTGAATTCTTTGATCTGTCACTGTACTTACCGTGAATAAGGCTCCGATTAACCGAGTGATGTCTTTGATATGTCACTATACTTACCGATAATAAGGCTACGATAAAACGAATGATGGCTTTGATCTGTCACTATGCCTAACGTGAATAAGGCTTTGGTAAACCGAGTGATGTCTTTGATCTGTCACTATATTTACCGTGAATAAGTCTTCGATAAAGCGAATTGTGTCTTTTATCTGTCGATATACTAACCGTGAATGAGGTTTCGACAAACCGAATGACGGCTTTGATCTGTCACTATACCTAACTAGAATAAGGCTTTGGTAAACCGATTGATGTCTTTGATTTGTCACTTTACTTACCGTGAATAAGGCTTTGATAAGCCAAATGATGTATTTGATCTGTCACAATACTTACCGTGAATAAAGCTTCGATAAATCGAGTGATGTCTTTGATCTGTCACTATTTTAACCGTGAATAAGGCTTCGATAAACCGAATGATGTCTTTGACCTGTCACCATAGTTACCGTGAATAAGGCTTCGATAAACTTAATGATGCCTTTGATCTGTCACTATACTTACCGTGAATCAGGCTTCGATTAACCGAATGATGTCTTTGATCTGTCACTATATTTACCGTGAATAAGTATTCGAAGAAGCGAATTGTGTCTTTTATCTGTCACTATACTAACCGTGAATAAGGTTTTGATAAACCGAATGACGGCTTTGATCTGTCATTGTACCTAACTAGAATAAGGCTTTGGTAAACCGATTGCTGTCAATGATTTGTCACTTTACTTACCGTGAATAAGGCTTTGATAAGCCGAATGATGTATTTGATCTGTCACTATACTTACCGTGAATAAAGCTTTGATAAATCGAGTGATGTCTTTGATCTGTCACTATTTTAACCGTGAATAAGGCTTCGATAAACCGAATGATGTCTTTGATCTGTCACTATACTAACCGTGAATAAGGCTTCGATATACCTAATGATGCCTTTGATTTGTCACTATACTTACCGATAATAAGGCTTTGATAAACCGAATGATGTCTTTGATCTGTCACTATGGTGACCAAAAATAAGGCTTCGATAAACCGAATGATGTCTGTGATCTGTCACTATACTTACTGCGAATAATGCGTCGATAAACCGAATGGTGTCTTTTATCTGTCACTATTCTTACCGTGAATAAGGCTTCGATAAACCGAATGATGTCTTTGATCTGTCACTATACTTACATTGAATAAGGCTTCGATAAACCGAATGATGTCTTTGATCTGTCACTATACTTACATTGAATAAGGCTTCGATAAAAGCGAATGATGTCTTTGATTTGTCACTATACTTATCGCTAATAAGGCTTCGATAATCCAAATGATGCCTTTGTTCTGTCACTATACTTACCGTGAATAAGGCTTCAATTAACCGAATGATGTTTTTGATCTGTCACTATACTTACATTGAATAAGGCTTCGATAAACCGAATGATGTCTTTGATCTGTCACTGTATCTGACGTGAATAAGGCTTTAGTAAACCGAGTGACGACTTTGATCTGTCACTTTACTAACCGTGAATAAGGCTTCGATTAACCGAGTGATGTCTTTGATCTGTCACTATACTTACGGATAATAAGGCTTCAATACAGCGAATGATGGCTTAGATCTGTCACTATACCTAACTTGAATAAGGCTGTGGTAAACCGAGTGATGTCTTTGATCTGTCACTTTACTTACCGTGAATAAGGCTTCAATAAACCGAATGATTGCTTTGATCTGTCACTCTACCTAAAGTGAATAAGGCTTTGGTAAACCGAGTGATGTCTTTTATCTGTTACTATACCTACCGTGAATGAGGTTTCGGTAAACCGAATAATTGCTTTGATCTGTCACTATACCTAACGTGAATAAGGCTTTGGTAAACCGAGTGATGTCTTTGATCTGTCACTTCACTCACCGTGAAGAAGGCTTCAATAAACCGAAAGATGTCTTTTATCTgtcactatacctaccgtgaatGAGGCTTCGGTAAACCGAATAATG contains:
- the LOC139484186 gene encoding uncharacterized protein; translation: MSIALYRYLCQHIVGSEDHVKQIRLMNAVRDNLHSDKKETIITSGSFGEGLDMRGSDLDIMTVSRTIEVYDNIKPFFSPSITYFSMKKEDVKPGFTQLKLNYSSQQSLLKQCEEQNGKHYLSSTLYKQRKINESSDCLTKSLPMIHGPCISDPEGSSDLAFCLHCNTWVSPAHQWITRSNNSWPSYNVKQCIIKHGVLFVPIGVKGSPKEDLEWRVSFSVGEKFLINTFTHTQLLCYALLKIILKDVIATFSECEDLLCSYFLKTIVFWISEEVPQSLHCQRRVQQIPRTCLFIILVPLITIATHPSQPLPQSGSDSIHQPLPLLPRLPAVNIQMPRPAAEAVDLGNLTAQKTVNPTKSNC